CCTTGCAGCCGACCCCGTGGCGCTCCCAACGCGGCTCGCCACCCTTTTTCAGCGACCTGCTAGTGGGCTGGCCACTAGGAGTCTCGCTCCACCGCCGCCACCACCCGTTCGATGAACGCGTCGGTCTGACTCCGGCCGATCCAGCGTAGCACGGCTACCAGTCGGTGGTCCGGGTCCACCCAGATCACGTTGTCGCCCCCGCCCAAAGCGAAGAAGCTGGACTCGGGAGCGCTCGGATAGAGGCCCCGGTCTGTATTCAGCCACCACATCATGCCGTACACCGGGCGGATGGCGGTCGGCGTGGTGGCCGCGTCGATCCACGCCCTGGAAAGCACGCGGCGCTCCCCCCACAGCCCTCGCCGCAGGTGCAGGAGTCCGAAGCGCGCGTGGTCACGCGCCGATATCCACAGGCCGCCCCCCCAGTGCCCGCCGCCGCTGACGGACTGCACTCGACGCCCGGCCACTTCCGTCCAGGACGTTCGATAGCCGTGCCACTGCCAGGTGGGAGACGCCCCGATGGGATCCATTACCCGTTCGCGCAGCACCTCGGGCAGTGGACGCTGCCAGACGTGCAGCAGTGCCAACGCGGCCAGGTTCACGCGCACGTCGTTGTACTCCCAGAACGACCCGGGCTCGCGTAGGGCACGGTCACGCCCCGCCCTGCGGTCCGCGACGTCGGGCTTGCCCCACAACTCGCCTTCCCACTCGCTGCGCTGCTGCAAGAGCATGCGCCAGGTGATCGGCGAGTTCTGCTCGGAGGCGAACCGTTCGGGCACCACCGAGGCGCCGATCCGCTCGTCGAGGCCCCGGAGCAGGCCCCGGTCCAGCGCCACACCGGCGAGCGTCGCCAGGTAGCTCTTGGTCACGCTGAAGGTCATGTCTACGCGCCGAGCATCGCCCCACTCCGCGACGATGTAGCCATCCTTGACGATCAGCCCCGCGGCCGGTCCGCGAGGGCGCATCGGACCCACGATCTCACCGTACGGGTCCTGGCCCAGGCGCGCGGTGAGCGCGGCCTCCAGGTCGCGGGGCATGGCATCGGCTTCGCCCCGCTCGGCGATCCGGACGGCCTCCGCGAGGCGACCGGGGTCCACGCCGAGAGCCTGGGGATCACGCCTCTCCCAGCGTCCGGGGGGCGGGACGTAGACGGCGCCGAGTTCACCGGTGGCGGGCGCACCGGCGGCGGTCGTTGCGGGGGCCACCTGCGCCTGCCGCGCGCAGCCCGCGGCCACGAAAAGGAAGAGGGCGGCCGGGGCGAGGATACGCCCGGTGCTCGCGACGCGCCTAGCCACCGCCCGGCCCCTGGCCGAGGTCTTCGGGCGCGGGGACGTGCCGAGCGCTCGCGCCGTCGGGGCCCAGGATCGAGCGCGCCTTGGTGACGAGCATGTCGACCGCGACGTCGTTGTATCCGCCACCGGGGACTATGATGTCCGCCCAGCGCTTGCTCGGCTCGACGAACTCCAGGTGCATGGGCCGCACCGTGAGAGCGAACTGACGGAGCACCGACTCGACGGCCCTGTCGCGCTCTTCGATGTCCCTCCTGAGCCGCCGCATGAGCCTGACGTCCGGGTCGGTGTCGACGAACACCTTGATGTCCATCAACGCCCGCAGGGAGGGCACGGCGAGGATCAGGATTCCGTCCACGATCAGAACTCTTCCGGGCCTGACCGTGCGGGTCTCCTCCAGCCTCTGATGGTCCGCGAAGTCGTAGATCGGCACCTCGACCGGGTGTCCCTCGCGCATCTCCTCCAGGTGGCGGACCAGCAGCTCCGTTTCCAGCGAATCGGGGTGGTCGTAGTTGATCTTCGCGCGGTCCTCCAGCGGCAGGTCGCCCAGGTCGCGGTAGTAAGCGTCGTGGTGAATGACCGCCACCCTCGGCACGGCCAATCCCTCCACGATGCGCCGGACGACGGTGCTCTTGCCGGACCCGGATCCACCGGCCACGCCGATGAACACGGGCCTGCCCGTCTCTACCACGGCAAGCCCCGAAAGGCGTCGTCCAGCACCACGAACGGACCGCGACCCCGCAGGTCCGGCGCC
The nucleotide sequence above comes from Gemmatimonadota bacterium. Encoded proteins:
- a CDS encoding serine hydrolase produces the protein MARRVASTGRILAPAALFLFVAAGCARQAQVAPATTAAGAPATGELGAVYVPPPGRWERRDPQALGVDPGRLAEAVRIAERGEADAMPRDLEAALTARLGQDPYGEIVGPMRPRGPAAGLIVKDGYIVAEWGDARRVDMTFSVTKSYLATLAGVALDRGLLRGLDERIGASVVPERFASEQNSPITWRMLLQQRSEWEGELWGKPDVADRRAGRDRALREPGSFWEYNDVRVNLAALALLHVWQRPLPEVLRERVMDPIGASPTWQWHGYRTSWTEVAGRRVQSVSGGGHWGGGLWISARDHARFGLLHLRRGLWGERRVLSRAWIDAATTPTAIRPVYGMMWWLNTDRGLYPSAPESSFFALGGGDNVIWVDPDHRLVAVLRWIGRSQTDAFIERVVAAVERDS
- the udk gene encoding uridine kinase, with the protein product MVETGRPVFIGVAGGSGSGKSTVVRRIVEGLAVPRVAVIHHDAYYRDLGDLPLEDRAKINYDHPDSLETELLVRHLEEMREGHPVEVPIYDFADHQRLEETRTVRPGRVLIVDGILILAVPSLRALMDIKVFVDTDPDVRLMRRLRRDIEERDRAVESVLRQFALTVRPMHLEFVEPSKRWADIIVPGGGYNDVAVDMLVTKARSILGPDGASARHVPAPEDLGQGPGGG